Proteins encoded in a region of the Zea mays cultivar B73 chromosome 2, Zm-B73-REFERENCE-NAM-5.0, whole genome shotgun sequence genome:
- the LOC103646322 gene encoding protein THYLAKOID ASSEMBLY 8, chloroplastic, with product MLSLPACSPFRLPPTRCGARRKSAAAATITMRDRSKNRKPTQRGRYLSTEAIQAVQSLKRAALRGAPAASAAAVVEPKLRRLLKADMVAVFRELAAQGEALLALQVFEEIRKEHWYKPRLLWYVDLVTVLASKGLRTEVDRACSYLKREQLEPDTEGFNLLLKALLDSGFTQLTLDCFRLMKLWDSDPDRITYTTLIKGLESLGKMELSAGIRLEAENDYGSLDFLDEVEIDEACRSRP from the exons atgctctctCTACCCGCCTGCTCACCATTCCGCTTACCCCCTACCCGTTGTGGCGCTCGCCGGAAGAGCGCGGCCGCCGCGACCATCACGATGCGGGACCGCAGCAAGAACCGGAAGCCGACGCAGCGAGGGCGGTACCTCAGCACCGAGGCCATCCAGGCTGTCCAGTCCCTCAAGCGCGCCGCGCTCCGCGGCGCCCCCGCCGCGTCCGCCGCTGCCGTGGTGGAGCCCAAGCTGCGACGCCTCCTCAAGGCAGACATGGTCGCCGTCTTCCGCGAGCTCGCCGCGCAGGGCGAGGCCCTCCTGGCCCTCCAG GTGTTTGAGGAGATCCGGAAGGAGCATTGGTACAAGCCGAGGTTGCTTTGGTACGTAGATCTTGTTACAGTGCTTGCAAGCAAAGGTCTCCGGACTGAGGTCGACAGAGCCTGTTCATATCTGAAGAGGGAACAGTTGGAGCCTGACACTGAAGGTTTCAATTTGCTTCTGAAGGCACTCCTAGACTCTGGGTTCACACAGTTAACACTGGACTGTTTCCGTCTAATGAAATTGTGGGACAGTGATCCTGACAGGATAACGTATACAACATTGATCAAAGGCCTTGAATCCCTAGGAAAGATGGAGCTATCTGCTGGCATTCGGTTGGAGGCAGAAAATGATTATGGTTCCTTGGACTTCCTCGATGAAGTGGAGATCGATGAGGCTTGCAGAAGTAGACCTTAA